The region ATTGGAAGATGGCGTCGCGTGGCTTCTTACCCAGCGAAACGAGCGTACTGCTGACAGTACCCCATTCCTTGCCTTCGATGACCATGCCGGGGCGGCCTTGGGCTGCCGGTGGACGAGCGAAGACTTTGCTGGAAACGGCGAGAAACTTGACGGCCGAATCGAGCGTCTGCAGCGTCATCAGGCGATGAGCAAGCTGGACACGTTCGTCACGCGAGTCGTTCAAGTCGTGACCGCCGATCAGGTTCAAGCCTTCTTCCAATCGTTGGGCGTTGACGTCGTCGCCACCATGAACGACCCAGCCGCTGTCGGCATCGGCCATTACGAAGTTCACGCCGTCGTACTGCTCGGACATCAAACCTTCCATCGCAATTTCGACGGCGGCTTGAGCACTGCTGGCACGCAGCAGTTCACGGCAAAGCAGTCCCCGCGAACGAGGGACCGGCGGACGCTTCATCTTGCGACGATTGGTGCAACCTACGACAAGCCCGTGCTGATTGACGCCGAGCCAGGTTCCCCCGGCTTGTTGATCAATTCCGCACAGTGCTCGAGGCTTCCCCGATTGAATCGAAGGTGCCAACGTGGGACGATCATAAAACTCTTCCCGGTTAGCCGCGACAAGGATCGGTGCTTCGGGAACGCTTCGGTATTGAATTGCCAATAGGCACATATTGTTAAAGAGCGGGGCTAAAGGTAAGAAAAAGCGAGCACCCTGGTCACGCCCCAAGGCTGAACTAATCCTTTTGAGTCTATTCTTTTTTCCCCATTCGGACACCCTTTAATGGGGGTCGAGTACCTAAATTTTTGTTAAAACAAGTTTCTCGAAGGGCTCCTTGAAGGACGTGTGAACAGTGGGGCTGAAAAAGGCCCACTACCCCCACTTTTAAGGTATCCCCTCTGTCAGGTTATCAGGAAAGAGTTTGCCCCCATGCCCCAGTATTCTTCGGAAAACCCCGTAAAAATCGGCATCGTCGGCGCTGGCGCGGTCAGCGACTACCATCACGTTCCCGGCATCAAGCTCGACTCGCGAGCGACGCTGGCATCGGTTTGTGACGCCAGTAGCGACCTTCTCGAGAAGCGCAAATCGGACTGGGGCGTGAAGAAGACCACCACAAGTGTGGAAGAGATTTGTACCGACCCGGAAGTCGACGCCATCATCATTGCGACTCCGAATTTCACCCACAAAGAGATCTCGCTTTTGGCGACCCAAAACGGCAAGCACGTGATGTGCGAAAAGCCACTTGGATTGAACGCCGGAGAAGTCCGCGAGATGTATCACTCGGCACGCGATAACAAAGTGGTCCACATGACCGCATTCACGTATCGCTTTGCCCCTTCGATGCGATACATGCGTAGCCTGTTGAACTCAGGTCAGCTGGGCGAACCTCGCCATTTCCGCAGCCAGCGTTTCCTCGATTGGCCTGAAACCAGCTGGGGCTGGCGTCAATACAAAGACAAAGCAGGCGCCGGCGACTTGTTCGACATGACGATCCATCGTCTCGACTTCGCCCGTGACTTGTTGGGCCCGATCAAAAGTGTCTGCGGTGCGGTGGCTCAGTTCACCAAGCGCGATAAAACCATCGATGGTAAGGATTGCCCACCGAGCGAAGTCGATGACTGGTCGTCGCTGATCGGCGAGTTTGAATGTGGTGCCGTAGGCGTCTGGGAAGGCACGACGCTCGCCAAAGGTTACCACCGCAATGGTTTCGGTCACGAATGGGCCGAAGTGAACGGCAGCGAAGGATCCGCCGTCTATCAGCTGCACGAGCCAAACAAGATTTTGCTCGGCAAAACAGGTGACGATCTTCACCCGGTAGAAGTGCCCAAAGAATTCCTGACGCCTGAGGGAAGCCCCCGCACCACCGATATGGGTGAAGCTGCGACAATTTTCCGTTATGATTTGATGTGGGAATTCGTCTCGGCGATCAGTGAAGAGCGCGAGTGCGTGCCAAGCTACTACGAAGGGCTGATGGCCCAAATCGTGGCAGACTCGGTCTTGGAGTCGTACGAAAAGCGAGCCTGGGTCGATATTCCCGACGAGCCTGTTTAAAGAGCGTCCCTGGGTGCTGCTGGCCATGCCGGTGGCGCCCTGAGATTTGCTGGACTTCACAGCAGCTTCAGGCCAGCTAAGCATCAGGTGCGCATTTCTGCGCGCCTGTGCCCTTTTCAATAGCCATTCGGAACAGCAAATTGGGAGAGGCAGCATGTCCTCAGGCAAATATGCCGGCGCGGTCGATTTGAGCGGCCCAGACCGGCTTCAGGTCTTCATTCGTAAAGTCGGCGAAACCAAAGAACTTTGGGGGTTGTACGTCGACGGCTGGGCCGAAGCGACCGACGACGACGGCAAGAAGGGTTTAGTCGTTTGGCCGGACGAACAACATGCGACCCTTTGCGCTACCGATAAGTGGCGACAACACACCCCTAAGCAAATCAAGCTGTCCAGCTTCAACGATCGTTGGGTCGATAAGCTTGTCAAAATGCGAATGAAAGTGGCCGTGTTTCCTACCCCTTTCGATGGGCCAGTGTTTGTCGACCCGGTAGCCTTGCGGGCAGAACTTCTATAATTGCTACGGTGTGAACTCCCTAAGTTTTCAGCCTACGGCCAACCGAAATAGGCATGAGAACTTGGGGCATTTGTGCTACAGTACATCGTTTTCCCGCTCCGCTTCCCTCACGAAACGAAAGCATGGCGACGGCGCAACCTAATTCCTCTTCCCGCAGTGATTCGACCTCTCCGCGCCCTGTTCCCTCAGGCCGAAGTCATCTTCGCTCGCTAACTGGCATTCAGATCCTGGGAACCGGCAGCTACGTGCCTGAGAAAGTGGTCCCGAACGAAGACCTCTCTTCGCTCGGCTGCGATCCTCAGTGGATTATTCAGCGAACGGGAATTCGCGAGCGACGTCATGCCCCTGAGGGCATCGCTACCAGCGACATGGCTTACGAAAGCGCGATTGCGGCGCTCAAGTCGGCCGGCGTCGATGCCAGCGAGATCGACTTGATCGTTGTCGGAACGTTCACGCCTGACTCGTCGACCCCGTCCACCGCGTGCCGCTTGCAAGAGCGTCTCGGCATTCGCGCCGCCGCGATGGATGTCAGTGCGGCGTGTGCCGGCTTCCTTTATGCGATGATCACCGCGGCTCAGTTCATCAAGACCGGAACCAGCCAACGAGCACTGGTCGTCGGGGCCGATCTTCTTTCGCGGATTGCCAATCCAGAAGATAAGAAGACCTATCCGCTGTTCGGCGACGGAGCCGGAGCGGTGGTTCTCGGGCCTGGTAGTGACGAACAAGGGATGCTTTCTTACACGCTCGGTAGCGAAGGCGATGGCGGTCCGCTGCTGTGTGTTCCTGGGGGTGGTTCCCGAGAACCGCTCACGCCGGAAGCACTTTCCGAAGGGAAGCAGTACCTGTACATGGATGGCCGAAGTGTCTTCAAGTGGGCCGTCCGCGTGATTGAAGACTCGATCCGCGACGTACTGCACCATGCCGAACTGACGCCGGACGATATCTCGCTGGTACTTCTGCATCAGGCCAACGTCCGTATCATCGACGCGGCGTGCGATAACCTTGGCTTTCCGCGTGAGAAGATGGTGGTCAACTTAGACCTTTACGGCAACACGTCGGCTGGAAGTGTCCCGCTTGTCTTGGACGAAGCGATGGAGAAAGGGCTCATCCAACGAGGCGATCGCATCTTGCTGTGCGGCTTCGGTGCCGGGCTGTCGTGGGGCACGACCGTTTTTCAGTGGTAAGAGACCCACGACTCAAAACGAAAACGAACTCACGAGAGGGCATCCAAGATGCCCTTTTTTCGTAGGGCCCGCGTGTCGCGGGTCGATAATCCAAGATTCCAGTTGCTGCCATCCGGGTACCACTGGCTATGCCACTGTTCACGTGGGACTGTCGTTTACTACCGCGCTGGCACCCGAAATTTTGGATACCGAATATCATGTTCAAGACCCGCGACACGCGGGCCCTACGGCTGGGCCTTCGATGCCGATTCGGTTGGCCTAGCTTCTTACTGAAAACCGAACACGGAAAACGGAAAACTAAGCTAACCTTTATCTGTACGCTTTAACGCGGTACGATTGGCTTCGAGATTGCCGACTAGAGAAACCAGAGAAGGAACTACCATGGCCAAAGCTGCCAAGAAGTCTGTGAAGAAGACCCTCACGCGTGACGAAGTTGCTATCGAGAACACCTGGGACTTGAGCAGCTTGTATCCCGATCCGGAAGCGTGGGAAAAGGACTTCAAAAAGCTGGCCAAGAAGGAAGAAGGGTTCGACAAGTTTCGCGGCACGCTCGCCCAAGGACCGAAAGAGCTGTTGGCCTGTTTGAAGTTCGATACGCAAGTCGACCGACTGGGCGAAAAGCTGGGCATCTATGCGTTCCTAAAGACGACCGAAGACCAGGCCAACGACGACAACCAACGCCGCATGGCTCGCTTTCAAGCGGTGGCCAGCAAACTGGGACAAGCGGCCAGTTATATCGCGCCGGAAATCCAAGCGATTCCCGCTAAGCGATTGCAGGAACTGATGGACGATCCTGTCTTGAAGGGATATCGCCTCGTCCTGGAACGGATGACGCGTTACAAGAAGTACACGCTCGGCAAGAAAGAAGAACGCATCCTCGCGATGCAAAGCGAAATGGCAGGCGCCGCAGGCAAAGCGTTCCGCCAACTGCTGGATGCCGATATGAAGTTTGGCAGCGTCAAGAACGAAAATGGCGAAGAGCAGGAACTGACCAACTCGACGCTGATGGAGTTCCTCCTTTCTCCGGAACGCAAAGTCCGCAAGAAAGCGTTCGAGCAATACTACGCTCAGTTTGAAGGGCATGAAAACACGCTCGCGGCGACACTTTCTGGTTCGATCCAAAAAGACGTTTACTACGCCAAGGTTCGTGGCTACGAAAGTGCTCGTGGTCAGGCATTGTATGCCGACAACATTCCGGAATCGGTTTACGACAATCTGATCGATTCAGTCCATAACCACTTGCCGGCCGTGCATCGCTACTTCGAGCTGCGTCGCCGCAAGATGAAGCTGAAGGATATCCATCACTACGACACCTACGTGCCAATCTTGAACAACATCAAGAAGAAGCACACGTGGGACGAAGCGGTCGACGTGATCATGGACGCAATGATTCCGCTCGGTCCCGAATATTGCGACGTGCTGAAAGATGGTTTGACAAAGGCCCGCTGGTGCGATCGTTACCCCAACGCCGGCAAGCAGAGCGGCGCGTTCAGCTGCGGAAGCTTCGACGCTGCCCCGTTCATTCTGATGAACTACAAGCAAGACGTTCTGGACGACGTCTTCACGTTGGCTCACGAAGCGGGGCACTCGATGCACAGCTATTATTCGTCGAAGAGCCAGCCGTATCAGTACTACAACTACGTCATTTTCGTGGCGGAAGTGGCCAGCACGTTCAATGAACAGCTGCTAAGCCAGTACCTGCAAGAGAACGCGACGACCGACGAAGAACGGGCTTACCTGATCAATCGCGACATCGACGCCATCCGCGGCACGATCATCCGCCAGACGATGTTCGCCGAGTTCGAGAAGATCACCCACGCGATGTGCGAAGCAGGCGAACCGCTCACGTCG is a window of Bremerella sp. TYQ1 DNA encoding:
- a CDS encoding NRDE family protein — protein: MCLLAIQYRSVPEAPILVAANREEFYDRPTLAPSIQSGKPRALCGIDQQAGGTWLGVNQHGLVVGCTNRRKMKRPPVPRSRGLLCRELLRASSAQAAVEIAMEGLMSEQYDGVNFVMADADSGWVVHGGDDVNAQRLEEGLNLIGGHDLNDSRDERVQLAHRLMTLQTLDSAVKFLAVSSKVFARPPAAQGRPGMVIEGKEWGTVSSTLVSLGKKPRDAIFQYAEGAPTKVGYEDYSPLLRDILSRGLREARASRAEA
- a CDS encoding beta-ketoacyl-ACP synthase III — encoded protein: MATAQPNSSSRSDSTSPRPVPSGRSHLRSLTGIQILGTGSYVPEKVVPNEDLSSLGCDPQWIIQRTGIRERRHAPEGIATSDMAYESAIAALKSAGVDASEIDLIVVGTFTPDSSTPSTACRLQERLGIRAAAMDVSAACAGFLYAMITAAQFIKTGTSQRALVVGADLLSRIANPEDKKTYPLFGDGAGAVVLGPGSDEQGMLSYTLGSEGDGGPLLCVPGGGSREPLTPEALSEGKQYLYMDGRSVFKWAVRVIEDSIRDVLHHAELTPDDISLVLLHQANVRIIDAACDNLGFPREKMVVNLDLYGNTSAGSVPLVLDEAMEKGLIQRGDRILLCGFGAGLSWGTTVFQW
- a CDS encoding DUF2750 domain-containing protein, with the protein product MSSGKYAGAVDLSGPDRLQVFIRKVGETKELWGLYVDGWAEATDDDGKKGLVVWPDEQHATLCATDKWRQHTPKQIKLSSFNDRWVDKLVKMRMKVAVFPTPFDGPVFVDPVALRAELL
- a CDS encoding Gfo/Idh/MocA family protein, giving the protein MPQYSSENPVKIGIVGAGAVSDYHHVPGIKLDSRATLASVCDASSDLLEKRKSDWGVKKTTTSVEEICTDPEVDAIIIATPNFTHKEISLLATQNGKHVMCEKPLGLNAGEVREMYHSARDNKVVHMTAFTYRFAPSMRYMRSLLNSGQLGEPRHFRSQRFLDWPETSWGWRQYKDKAGAGDLFDMTIHRLDFARDLLGPIKSVCGAVAQFTKRDKTIDGKDCPPSEVDDWSSLIGEFECGAVGVWEGTTLAKGYHRNGFGHEWAEVNGSEGSAVYQLHEPNKILLGKTGDDLHPVEVPKEFLTPEGSPRTTDMGEAATIFRYDLMWEFVSAISEERECVPSYYEGLMAQIVADSVLESYEKRAWVDIPDEPV
- the pepF gene encoding oligoendopeptidase F, producing the protein MAKAAKKSVKKTLTRDEVAIENTWDLSSLYPDPEAWEKDFKKLAKKEEGFDKFRGTLAQGPKELLACLKFDTQVDRLGEKLGIYAFLKTTEDQANDDNQRRMARFQAVASKLGQAASYIAPEIQAIPAKRLQELMDDPVLKGYRLVLERMTRYKKYTLGKKEERILAMQSEMAGAAGKAFRQLLDADMKFGSVKNENGEEQELTNSTLMEFLLSPERKVRKKAFEQYYAQFEGHENTLAATLSGSIQKDVYYAKVRGYESARGQALYADNIPESVYDNLIDSVHNHLPAVHRYFELRRRKMKLKDIHHYDTYVPILNNIKKKHTWDEAVDVIMDAMIPLGPEYCDVLKDGLTKARWCDRYPNAGKQSGAFSCGSFDAAPFILMNYKQDVLDDVFTLAHEAGHSMHSYYSSKSQPYQYYNYVIFVAEVASTFNEQLLSQYLQENATTDEERAYLINRDIDAIRGTIIRQTMFAEFEKITHAMCEAGEPLTSKSLQEVYQGLLEKYFGPDFAIDPQLKLECLRIPHFYRAFYVYKYATGLSAAIALSMRVLNGGKQELDDYLSFLKGGCSKYPLDLLRDAGVDMESPKPVDMALSHFESLVDQLNDLL